One segment of Meriones unguiculatus strain TT.TT164.6M chromosome 3, Bangor_MerUng_6.1, whole genome shotgun sequence DNA contains the following:
- the LOC110543898 gene encoding putative vomeronasal receptor-like protein 4: MSSLKSVLHFQAGIGVLANMFLFFLYTFIIVGHRPKPVDLTYCQLSFAHLMMVLAVGDMWLTDIFESLNIENDFKCKTIFYISRVMRGVFICITCLLSVFQAVTISPSNSLMAKFKNKLKKYTINAFFFIWLFNTSFSGRLIFYVGGFTNVSETNQMKVTKSCSLFPKNYIIKEVIVIVTIFRDVFLIGVMITTSAYMVIILFGHQRQCKHLHSISHLRASPEKRATQTILLLVVFFVIIYWVDFIISSTSILVWKYDPFILTVQKFVMNPYPAITPLIQISYDKRIIRMLKILQAKCP, translated from the coding sequence ATGTCCTCATTAAAGAGTGTCCTTCATTTCCAAGCTGGGATTGGAGTCTTGGCCAatatgtttctcttttttctctataCTTTCATAATCGTAGGTCACAGACCTAAGCCTGTGGACCTGACATACTGTCAACTATCCTTTGCTCACCTAATGATGGTTCTCGCTGTAGGGGACATGTGGCTTACAGACATATTTGAGTCACTGAACATTGAAAATGACTTCAAATGTAAGACAATTTTTTACATAAGCAGGGTAATGAGAGGCGTCTTTATCTGtatcacctgcctcctgagtgtgttcCAGGCTGTCACTATTAGTCCCAGTAACTCCTTGatggcaaaatttaaaaataaactaaaaaaatacacgatcaatgctttcttctttatttggctATTCAATACGAGCTTCAGTGGCAGACTTATCTTCTATGTTGGTGGTTTTACCAATGTGAGTGAGACAAACCAGATGAAGGTCACTAAATCCTGCTCACTGTTTCCTAAGAACTACATAATCAAGGAAGTAATTGTAATAGTGACTATCTTCAGAGATGTATTTCTTATAGGGGTCATGATTACCACAAGTGCATACATGGTGATTATCCTGTTCGGACATCAGAGGCAATGCAAGCATCTTCATAGCATCAGCCACCTGAGAGCATCCCCTGAGAAAAGGGCCACCCAGACCATCTTGCTGCTTGTGGTTTTCTTTGTAATCATATACTGGGTGGACTTCATCATCTCATCTACCTCAATCCTAGTATGGAAGTATGACCCATTCATTCTAACTGTTCAGAAGTTTGTCATGAATCCCTACCCTGCAATTACTCCTTTGATACAAATCAGTTATGATAAGAGAATAATAAGAATGCTGAAAATCTTGCAGGCAAAATGCCCCtag